In one Oncorhynchus nerka isolate Pitt River linkage group LG7, Oner_Uvic_2.0, whole genome shotgun sequence genomic region, the following are encoded:
- the LOC115132301 gene encoding uncharacterized protein LOC115132301 isoform X2 produces MRTNLRVVISINEYKKRVWRSHRSTGANIHLSTTAPSPPLAIIQLELLRYCVKMTAKHRGKKNKHNHEDFNHLIHESSEPEARGGNQNVILFISFLMIVIGGATGTWFCFQQHQSITYLADNFMGMQMKMVTLQSFQEEIRQTNEKHSTSNLELRLNTLEESYTLAQKQVVMALAMAEQLKTLDLPAQVLSLHTEMNAQLAEIQQATVSTEQLTQLQAMLKGKSEEFEAVRLQVEGLAGLSTELAQSVEGLTGSLAERAGLLGTLSATMEGQASDLLGLKEQLSANKAQLEASTAEITSVKELIETVQSQSAQQAREGQLVTVQQSLQEQNSPAHSLHYELHAQLEVVQKQVARLEGGGQADEPSEEVEEEAASAEEEQAAPAEDVGEKEVAHLDGKSVVHEDSAVTEEQTASAEEEGVEEEQEDLAEAAPEEVVEEVQAVENVEEQAEEEDYEAEDEQEEEQAVEEEEEQLEEDEASTEEEL; encoded by the exons ATGAGGACCAATTTACGCGTTGTAATATCAATTAATGAATACAAGAAACGTGTCTGGAGAAGTCACCGCAGCACCGGAGCAAACATCCATCTTTCCACCACCGCTCCTTCACCACCTCTGGCCATTATACAGTTGGAACTACTACGCTACTGTGTTAAAATGACAGCAAAGCACCGAGGGAAGAAGAACAAACACAACCACGAAGACTTTAACCATTTGATTCATGAATCTTCAGAACCGGAGGCGCGAGGTGGAAACCAGAATGTGATATTGTTCATTTCATTCCTTATGATTGTGATCGGAGGTGCCACCGGGACATGGTTCTGTTTCCAGCAGCACCAAAGTATAACCTACTTAGCAGACAACTTCATGGGCATGCAGATGAAGATGGTGACGCTTCAGTCCTTCCAGGAAGAAATTCGACAGACAAATGAAAAG CACAGTACCAGTAACTTAGAGCTTCGCCTCAACACCCTGGAAGAGTCTTACACGCTGGCCCAGAAGCAAGTAGTCATGGCCCTGGCCATGGCTGAGCAGCTAAAGACCTTAGACCTGCCCGCCCAGgtcctctccctccacacagaGATGAACGCCCagctggctgagatacagcaggCCACTGTGTCCACGGAGCAGCTGACTCAGCTGCAGGCCATGCTGAAGGGGAAGAGCGAGGAGTTTGAGGCTGTCCGGCTGCAGGTGGAGGGCCTGGCGGGGTTGAGCACAGAGCTGGCCCAGAGCGTGGAGGGCCTGACAGGGAGCCTGGCCGAGAGGGCAGGGCTGCTGGGCACCCTGAGTGCCACCATGGAGGGCCAGGCATCAGACCTCCTGGGGTTGAAGGAACAGCTGTCTGCCAACAAGGCTCAACTGGAGGCCAGTACAGCGGAGATCACAAGTGTCAA AGAACTGATTGAGACAGTGCAGTCTCAGAGTGCCCAGCAGGCCAGAGAGGGGCAGCTGGTGACAGTACAACAAAGCCTGCAGGAGCAGAACTCACCGGCTCACAGTTTGCACTATGAGCTTCACGCTCAGCTGGAGGTCGTGCAGAAACAGGTCGCCCGG CTTGAAGGAGGGGGTCAAGCAGATGAGCCctcagaggaggtggaggaagaggctgCTTCTGCGGAAGAGGAGCAGGCTGCTCCTGCTGAGGAtgtgggagagaaggaggtggCTCACTTAGATGGGAAGTCTGTTGTACATGAGGATTCGGCTGTCACAGAGGAACAGACTGCTTctgcagaggaggagggggtggaggaggagcaggaggacttGGCAGAGGCAGCAccagaggaggtggtggaggaggtgcaGGCAGTAGAGAATGTAGAAGAGCAGGCAGAAGAAGAGGATTATGAAGCAGAAGATGAGCAAGAGGAGGAGCAGGccgtggaggaagaggaggaacaacTGGAAGAAGATGAGGCCTCTACTGAGGAGGAAT TGTGA
- the LOC115132301 gene encoding uncharacterized protein LOC115132301 isoform X1: protein MRTNLRVVISINEYKKRVWRSHRSTGANIHLSTTAPSPPLAIIQLELLRYCVKMTAKHRGKKNKHNHEDFNHLIHESSEPEARGGNQNVILFISFLMIVIGGATGTWFCFQQHQSITYLADNFMGMQMKMVTLQSFQEEIRQTNEKQHSTSNLELRLNTLEESYTLAQKQVVMALAMAEQLKTLDLPAQVLSLHTEMNAQLAEIQQATVSTEQLTQLQAMLKGKSEEFEAVRLQVEGLAGLSTELAQSVEGLTGSLAERAGLLGTLSATMEGQASDLLGLKEQLSANKAQLEASTAEITSVKELIETVQSQSAQQAREGQLVTVQQSLQEQNSPAHSLHYELHAQLEVVQKQVARLEGGGQADEPSEEVEEEAASAEEEQAAPAEDVGEKEVAHLDGKSVVHEDSAVTEEQTASAEEEGVEEEQEDLAEAAPEEVVEEVQAVENVEEQAEEEDYEAEDEQEEEQAVEEEEEQLEEDEASTEEEL, encoded by the exons ATGAGGACCAATTTACGCGTTGTAATATCAATTAATGAATACAAGAAACGTGTCTGGAGAAGTCACCGCAGCACCGGAGCAAACATCCATCTTTCCACCACCGCTCCTTCACCACCTCTGGCCATTATACAGTTGGAACTACTACGCTACTGTGTTAAAATGACAGCAAAGCACCGAGGGAAGAAGAACAAACACAACCACGAAGACTTTAACCATTTGATTCATGAATCTTCAGAACCGGAGGCGCGAGGTGGAAACCAGAATGTGATATTGTTCATTTCATTCCTTATGATTGTGATCGGAGGTGCCACCGGGACATGGTTCTGTTTCCAGCAGCACCAAAGTATAACCTACTTAGCAGACAACTTCATGGGCATGCAGATGAAGATGGTGACGCTTCAGTCCTTCCAGGAAGAAATTCGACAGACAAATGAAAAG CAGCACAGTACCAGTAACTTAGAGCTTCGCCTCAACACCCTGGAAGAGTCTTACACGCTGGCCCAGAAGCAAGTAGTCATGGCCCTGGCCATGGCTGAGCAGCTAAAGACCTTAGACCTGCCCGCCCAGgtcctctccctccacacagaGATGAACGCCCagctggctgagatacagcaggCCACTGTGTCCACGGAGCAGCTGACTCAGCTGCAGGCCATGCTGAAGGGGAAGAGCGAGGAGTTTGAGGCTGTCCGGCTGCAGGTGGAGGGCCTGGCGGGGTTGAGCACAGAGCTGGCCCAGAGCGTGGAGGGCCTGACAGGGAGCCTGGCCGAGAGGGCAGGGCTGCTGGGCACCCTGAGTGCCACCATGGAGGGCCAGGCATCAGACCTCCTGGGGTTGAAGGAACAGCTGTCTGCCAACAAGGCTCAACTGGAGGCCAGTACAGCGGAGATCACAAGTGTCAA AGAACTGATTGAGACAGTGCAGTCTCAGAGTGCCCAGCAGGCCAGAGAGGGGCAGCTGGTGACAGTACAACAAAGCCTGCAGGAGCAGAACTCACCGGCTCACAGTTTGCACTATGAGCTTCACGCTCAGCTGGAGGTCGTGCAGAAACAGGTCGCCCGG CTTGAAGGAGGGGGTCAAGCAGATGAGCCctcagaggaggtggaggaagaggctgCTTCTGCGGAAGAGGAGCAGGCTGCTCCTGCTGAGGAtgtgggagagaaggaggtggCTCACTTAGATGGGAAGTCTGTTGTACATGAGGATTCGGCTGTCACAGAGGAACAGACTGCTTctgcagaggaggagggggtggaggaggagcaggaggacttGGCAGAGGCAGCAccagaggaggtggtggaggaggtgcaGGCAGTAGAGAATGTAGAAGAGCAGGCAGAAGAAGAGGATTATGAAGCAGAAGATGAGCAAGAGGAGGAGCAGGccgtggaggaagaggaggaacaacTGGAAGAAGATGAGGCCTCTACTGAGGAGGAAT TGTGA
- the LOC115132301 gene encoding uncharacterized protein LOC115132301 isoform X3, producing MALAMAEQLKTLDLPAQVLSLHTEMNAQLAEIQQATVSTEQLTQLQAMLKGKSEEFEAVRLQVEGLAGLSTELAQSVEGLTGSLAERAGLLGTLSATMEGQASDLLGLKEQLSANKAQLEASTAEITSVKELIETVQSQSAQQAREGQLVTVQQSLQEQNSPAHSLHYELHAQLEVVQKQVARLEGGGQADEPSEEVEEEAASAEEEQAAPAEDVGEKEVAHLDGKSVVHEDSAVTEEQTASAEEEGVEEEQEDLAEAAPEEVVEEVQAVENVEEQAEEEDYEAEDEQEEEQAVEEEEEQLEEDEASTEEEL from the exons ATGGCCCTGGCCATGGCTGAGCAGCTAAAGACCTTAGACCTGCCCGCCCAGgtcctctccctccacacagaGATGAACGCCCagctggctgagatacagcaggCCACTGTGTCCACGGAGCAGCTGACTCAGCTGCAGGCCATGCTGAAGGGGAAGAGCGAGGAGTTTGAGGCTGTCCGGCTGCAGGTGGAGGGCCTGGCGGGGTTGAGCACAGAGCTGGCCCAGAGCGTGGAGGGCCTGACAGGGAGCCTGGCCGAGAGGGCAGGGCTGCTGGGCACCCTGAGTGCCACCATGGAGGGCCAGGCATCAGACCTCCTGGGGTTGAAGGAACAGCTGTCTGCCAACAAGGCTCAACTGGAGGCCAGTACAGCGGAGATCACAAGTGTCAA AGAACTGATTGAGACAGTGCAGTCTCAGAGTGCCCAGCAGGCCAGAGAGGGGCAGCTGGTGACAGTACAACAAAGCCTGCAGGAGCAGAACTCACCGGCTCACAGTTTGCACTATGAGCTTCACGCTCAGCTGGAGGTCGTGCAGAAACAGGTCGCCCGG CTTGAAGGAGGGGGTCAAGCAGATGAGCCctcagaggaggtggaggaagaggctgCTTCTGCGGAAGAGGAGCAGGCTGCTCCTGCTGAGGAtgtgggagagaaggaggtggCTCACTTAGATGGGAAGTCTGTTGTACATGAGGATTCGGCTGTCACAGAGGAACAGACTGCTTctgcagaggaggagggggtggaggaggagcaggaggacttGGCAGAGGCAGCAccagaggaggtggtggaggaggtgcaGGCAGTAGAGAATGTAGAAGAGCAGGCAGAAGAAGAGGATTATGAAGCAGAAGATGAGCAAGAGGAGGAGCAGGccgtggaggaagaggaggaacaacTGGAAGAAGATGAGGCCTCTACTGAGGAGGAAT TGTGA